One window of Sulfolobales archaeon genomic DNA carries:
- a CDS encoding tRNA (cytidine(56)-2'-O)-methyltransferase — protein MMILLRKDLGYRVYVLRLGHRVERDKRVSTHVGLVARAFGASGIIYAGDRDDEMMGSVIDVANRWGGDGFEVSYTQSWRKTIDEWRARGGCVVHLTMYGIPVDDVIEMIRRCKDILVIVGSEKVPREVYELSDYNVSIGSQPHSEVAALAIFLDRLFQGRELRITYTDAKITIIPSPRGKVVLSIDGIREEKTHHSS, from the coding sequence AGGGTATAGGGTCTATGTGCTGAGGCTAGGCCATAGGGTTGAAAGGGATAAGAGGGTATCAACACACGTAGGGCTAGTTGCAAGGGCGTTCGGAGCATCTGGGATCATATATGCTGGGGATAGAGATGATGAGATGATGGGCTCCGTAATAGATGTTGCCAATAGATGGGGTGGAGATGGGTTCGAGGTAAGCTATACACAGAGCTGGAGGAAAACCATTGATGAGTGGAGAGCTAGGGGCGGATGTGTGGTTCATCTAACCATGTATGGTATACCAGTGGACGATGTGATCGAGATGATCAGGAGATGCAAAGACATATTGGTGATTGTGGGCTCTGAGAAGGTTCCGAGAGAGGTCTACGAGCTATCCGACTATAACGTATCCATAGGCTCTCAACCCCACTCAGAGGTTGCAGCCCTAGCAATATTCCTCGACAGGCTCTTTCAAGGGAGAGAACTCAGGATCACATATACAGATGCAAAAATAACTATAATACCATCGCCCAGGGGCAAGGTAGTCCTTAGCATAGATGGCATCAGAGAAGAGAAGACTCATCACAGCTCATGA